In the genome of Verrucomicrobium sp., the window TGGTGGAAATCGCCGGCGCAGGCATCGTGCAGGCTCTTCGGATCGCCGGTTTTCCAGAAACCGTCCATCCAGAAAAGATGTTCGGGCATTAGTCCGGTGGTTTCCCCTTTCACCCCGGCGGCTTGCAGCTTTTCGGCGAAGGCCGCCTCGTCCAGGACTTCCAGGCAGCCGGTGTCGAAGAGCGGCGCGGGCTTGTCCTGGTGGGCGGCGGTGAGGGCCTCGACGCACTGGCTGGAGGTGGAGGCGCCGCAAGGGATGATGCCCAGGCCGGGATCCTTCAAGTCGCTCTGCAAAACCACTTCCTTGATGAGCTGGGCCAGGTCCGGATGGAAGGTGTCGCTGATGTGCTCCACGGCGCGGAGCATGAGGGGCTCACCCGTTTCGCTGAACGAGATGAGTGCCATGAACCCGTCGTATTGCGCCCAATAAAGGAAGCTTTTGTTGCGGGTCGTCAGCTTGGAGATGGCCTGCGCGATGGCGGTCGTTTCCAGCACGGCGGAGAAAACGGACAGGGAATAAAGGCCGGAGGAGGCGGCGTTAGCCATCGCCGCGTCGAGCGGCTCCCAGAGGGAGCGTTGGCAGCGTAGGGCGGTGGGGGTCGGCTTGGAAAAGGGCGTGTCGATCCAGGTCCAGCTGCTCTTCTGCTCGGCGATATTCTCGGAGATGATCCGCTCCGGCGCGGAGATGAGGAGGGCTTCCCGCGGGACCTTCAGGTCGGCGGGGGGGCGCATGATATTCGTGCGGACCTGGGAGGCTTGATGAAGGACCACTTCCAGGTAATCCGGCTTCACTCCGGCGGCCCGGGCGGCTTCCTGGAGTTTGGCCGTCATCTCCGCCTGGTCCTGGAGGGATTTAATCCCGAGGGCGGGGCCGGGCGTCCAGCGGTTGTCTTTTACCCGCTGGATGAGGGAGCCGATGGTCTGCTGGCCGACGCGGATGTGCCAGCGGGCCTGGACAATGGGACTGCCGTTGGGCCGACGGCTGACGGAGGACTGCCGGAGGGCCTGACGCACGGCGCCAAAGCTGGAAAGCTCGGCGAGCGGGCGTAGCATCATGATCTATTAGAAAGCCTTCTAAGCCGCAGGAATCATTCCAAATCGGCCTTCGAACCGTCTTCCATCATAGCGTCGCGGGCCGCTCTTTCGTCAATTAAATTGTGGTCCTGGAGCGAGCGGATGGAGTGGTTCCATTCCACGTTAAACGGTTTGCGCAGGAATTCGCGCAGCGCCTGGGGGGTGGAGAGGAACTTGGAGATGGCCGGGCGGGCCGAATCCTTGTTCATCATGAACTCGCAGGCCAGGGTGCGGCCTTCCCCATTTGCCCGGGGCAGCAGGCCCTGGCTAAGGACGAAGAGGAGCGCGTCGGCGCAGGCGGAGAGGATCTGCGGCCCGCGCTCCGCGGGGAAGAGTTCCGTGATGCGGCGCAGGGTGCTGGCCACGCCGCGGGTGTGGAGGGTGGCCAGGACGAGGTGGCCGGTCTGGGTCGCTTCCAGACAGGTCTGCATCGCTTCGGCATCCCGGATTTCGCCCAGGAGGATGATGTCGGGCCGCTTGCGGAGGATCGACCGGAGGCCGTCGCCGAAGGAGGAGACGTCCCGTCCCACTTCTTGCTGCATGACGGCGCCCTTTCCGTTCTCGTCGTAAAGGATTTCGATCGGGTCCTCGATGGTGACGATCTTCTTCGGATAATTCATCCGGATGTGGTCGAGGAAGGCGGCCAGGGTGGAGGTCTTGCCGCTGCCGGTGGGGCCGGTGATGAGGCCCAGGCCGCTTTTTTTGAGCAGGAGGGTCTGCAGACTGCTGACGACCGCTTCCGGCAAACCTAGGTTTTCAGGGGAAGGGGGGTAGCCCGCCATGACGCGGCAGGTCATGGAGAGGCCCGTCTCGCACAGGTAGGCGTGGACGCGGACGCGGGGCGTCCGCCCGTTGACGGTCATTGGAATGGTGCAGCCGAAGTCGGCGCAGCGGGCCAGAAGCATCTGGTGCTCCAGCTGGTCCATGTGCGTGGCCTGCGCGGAGGGATCGGTGCTGGTGAACTTCCAGGAAAAAAGGACCGCCAGCATGCCGACGATGAGGTCCTGGTTCAACACTCCCCATTTTTCCCCCGGCATGACGCCTTTGCCCGTGTTCAGGGAGACGGGGCGGGTCGGCACCGCGTCGAAGTCGGACGACTTCGTGGTGAAACATTCGGCGATAACTTCCTTAAGCGTCTGCTCCGCCAGCGCGCGGGCTGTGGGATTGCCAAACGCGGAGACAAGGAAACCGGGATTAAGGGTTTCGTGCGATCCGAGGCGCCAGTGGCTGACGGGAAGGGCGGGAGGTTCCATGCGAGGAGTGGATTAAGAGGAAAAAGGAGAAAAAAGAAGGCTGAAATCTCCCTTTCGGAGATTTCAGCCTTCCAGATTAAGCACGGATGAAAATCAACCGGCTAAGCCTTTAGTAAGAGGCGAGCTGTTTGGTGGTCGGGGTGTGGGGGGAGCCCGTGCCGGCCCAGTCACAGGTCACGAAGGCGACACCCGCGACGGGAATATTGGCGGCAGGAGTATAGACGCCACCGGAGGGGCAGGAGGGCTGGACCGGGAAAAACGAAGTCGTATTGCCCCAGAGGACCGCCAAGCCGGTTAAACCGTTGCCATCGGAGAAGCCGGAAACCGGATCGCCGTCATTTAGATTCTGCAGATTTTCAATGGAACGCACGGCGTCCTGAACCTGTTTTTGGATGACGATGCAGAGGCTCTTGTTGGCCTGGGCCCGGAAGTACGTGGCTGACTGGGAAATACCGAGGGCCAGGAGGGTGATGATCGCGATGACGATCGCGATTTCAACTAGCGTGAAGCCCCGGGCGGAGCGGCGGGGGGAGTGCAGCAGGGATTTTTTCATGGGGTTTTGCTTAGGGTTTTACTGAGTTTTTGGGGGTTGTTTAGTGGAAGCTCTAAAGGGGGCAATGAAGGATCGGTCTTCGTATCGGCAAGTCCTTGAGAAAATGAAGCAGAATTCATGCAAGCTTGGAGAGATTTTATGTCGGAAAGCAAACGGCGGCGGGTTTCCCGCAAGTCGTTGACCTCTTTTTGCAGGGCCGCCCGCCGCAATTCCATGGTTTCCATCTCCCGCGAGGAGGAGACGACGACTTCCCCGCCGGGGGTGACCCGGACATCGAAGCCGACCCGCTGGAGGGGGACGATGTAATTGGCCATCTTGAAGCCGACCGGACGAACGGTGATTTCGACGTCACCCCCCGCCATATGGGCGGCCTCCCGCAGGCGGGCGAACTCGCTTAAGGAGAGGTTGAAGCGAAGGGGGCCGTTGGGGACCTGATAACCGAACTGGGCTTCATAGTCGCCGGGAGTGAAGGATTCCTGGGAGAGAGCCGGAGAAACACCGGAGATCTGCGTGGTGGGAAGAGGCGAGGCGACGTCGATCGTCGGGGAGATGGCGGGCTTTGTCTCCGCGAAGGCGGAGAGGGCGCCCAAGACAAGAAGAAGGGCCGGCAGGGAGGGGCGGGGCATTCTCTTCTTGGATCGTGGCATGGCCGATCAGGGGGCCGTCTCTTCTTTCTTGGGGGCCGGGACGCCGCGCTCGTGG includes:
- a CDS encoding ATPase, T2SS/T4P/T4SS family, which codes for MEPPALPVSHWRLGSHETLNPGFLVSAFGNPTARALAEQTLKEVIAECFTTKSSDFDAVPTRPVSLNTGKGVMPGEKWGVLNQDLIVGMLAVLFSWKFTSTDPSAQATHMDQLEHQMLLARCADFGCTIPMTVNGRTPRVRVHAYLCETGLSMTCRVMAGYPPSPENLGLPEAVVSSLQTLLLKKSGLGLITGPTGSGKTSTLAAFLDHIRMNYPKKIVTIEDPIEILYDENGKGAVMQQEVGRDVSSFGDGLRSILRKRPDIILLGEIRDAEAMQTCLEATQTGHLVLATLHTRGVASTLRRITELFPAERGPQILSACADALLFVLSQGLLPRANGEGRTLACEFMMNKDSARPAISKFLSTPQALREFLRKPFNVEWNHSIRSLQDHNLIDERAARDAMMEDGSKADLE
- a CDS encoding prepilin-type N-terminal cleavage/methylation domain-containing protein, which codes for MKKSLLHSPRRSARGFTLVEIAIVIAIITLLALGISQSATYFRAQANKSLCIVIQKQVQDAVRSIENLQNLNDGDPVSGFSDGNGLTGLAVLWGNTTSFFPVQPSCPSGGVYTPAANIPVAGVAFVTCDWAGTGSPHTPTTKQLASY